A stretch of Bradyrhizobium sp. CCBAU 53338 DNA encodes these proteins:
- a CDS encoding LacI family DNA-binding transcriptional regulator gives MRLTNAKSAKQGIRAVAARAGVSTASVSRALNNPDAVSPSLRARIEQAIDALGYIPHAPARILSSRRSRTLGAIVPTIDNTMFARGIASLQQYLSSVGYMLFLTTSGYDLDVELQQARNLISRGVDGLVLRGDCHHDGLRKLLADNATPFINVGIYQPDRPYPCVGTDNEAAAHRAAAHVIELGHRRIGIVSALQRNNDRASARVAGFRRALAENGIELPAQWHVEVPYTLDDAREAARYLLNLKDRPTAVVCGNDVIAYGVLLEAERDGFSVPRDLSVIGFDDLDWSRHLRPSLTTIHVPTGETWQRAGEYLVRSLAGEQTIMHREIDFSLVVRESTAPPPKSLT, from the coding sequence ATGAGATTGACCAACGCCAAATCTGCAAAACAGGGGATTCGCGCAGTAGCGGCCCGGGCCGGCGTCTCGACGGCCTCGGTCTCGCGCGCGCTCAACAATCCCGATGCGGTCAGCCCGTCGCTGCGTGCGCGGATCGAACAGGCCATCGATGCGCTCGGCTACATCCCGCATGCGCCCGCGCGCATTTTGTCGTCGCGCCGTTCCCGCACCTTGGGTGCGATCGTGCCGACGATCGACAACACGATGTTCGCGCGCGGCATCGCCTCGCTGCAGCAGTATCTATCTTCGGTCGGATACATGCTGTTTCTCACCACCAGCGGATACGATCTCGACGTCGAGTTACAGCAGGCGCGCAACCTCATCAGCCGCGGTGTCGACGGCCTCGTGCTGCGCGGCGACTGCCACCACGACGGACTGCGAAAGCTGCTCGCGGACAACGCGACACCGTTCATCAATGTCGGCATCTACCAACCTGACCGGCCCTATCCCTGCGTCGGCACCGACAATGAAGCCGCCGCCCATCGCGCCGCCGCGCACGTCATCGAGCTCGGCCATCGTCGCATCGGGATCGTCTCGGCGCTCCAGCGCAACAACGATCGCGCCAGCGCCCGTGTCGCCGGCTTTCGCCGTGCGCTCGCGGAGAACGGGATCGAGCTGCCTGCGCAATGGCACGTCGAAGTGCCCTATACGCTGGACGACGCGCGCGAGGCGGCGCGCTATCTCCTGAACCTGAAGGACCGTCCCACCGCCGTGGTGTGCGGCAACGACGTCATCGCCTACGGCGTGCTGCTCGAGGCCGAGCGCGACGGATTCTCCGTGCCGCGCGATCTGTCGGTGATCGGCTTCGACGACCTCGACTGGAGCCGCCATCTGCGACCGAGCCTGACCACGATCCACGTTCCGACCGGGGAAACCTGGCAGCGCGCCGGCGAATATCTGGTTCGGAGCCTCGCCGGCGAGCAGACCATCATGCATCGAGAGATCGACTTCTCGCTGGTGGTCCGTGAATCGACGGCTCCGCCACCGAAATCCCTCACGTGA
- a CDS encoding SDR family NAD(P)-dependent oxidoreductase produces MSSNFSLAPGFHAVVIGGAGDIGAAISNQFCDLGATVTATGANEAELARTLLEPRAGLTLAALDVTEDAAVTSFASRHKRVDALVNCAGILARDKEFEIETFMKVIDVNLTGTFRTCMAFHPMLSKSEGAIVNIASMNATLALPRIPAYCASKGGVVMLTKALALKWAEEGIRVNAVAPGYIETAINAAGRTDLAHYQRIADRTAFKRWGQPEDIAGAVAFLCMPASQYATGTVIAVDGGFLAG; encoded by the coding sequence ATGAGTTCGAACTTCTCACTCGCGCCCGGCTTTCATGCCGTCGTGATCGGCGGCGCCGGCGACATTGGCGCTGCGATCAGCAACCAGTTTTGCGATCTCGGCGCGACGGTCACGGCAACCGGCGCAAACGAAGCCGAGCTCGCGCGCACCCTGCTCGAGCCGCGCGCGGGGCTGACGCTTGCGGCGCTCGACGTAACCGAAGACGCGGCCGTGACGTCCTTCGCGAGCCGGCACAAGCGCGTCGACGCGCTGGTGAATTGCGCCGGCATTCTCGCGCGCGACAAGGAATTCGAGATCGAGACCTTCATGAAGGTGATCGACGTCAATCTGACCGGCACGTTTCGGACCTGCATGGCGTTCCACCCGATGCTGTCGAAGTCCGAGGGGGCGATCGTCAACATCGCCTCGATGAACGCGACGCTGGCGCTGCCGCGCATTCCGGCCTATTGCGCCAGCAAGGGCGGCGTCGTGATGCTGACCAAGGCGCTGGCCTTGAAGTGGGCCGAGGAGGGCATCCGCGTCAACGCGGTGGCGCCCGGCTACATCGAGACCGCGATCAACGCCGCCGGCCGGACCGACCTTGCGCATTATCAGCGCATCGCCGATCGTACCGCGTTCAAGCGATGGGGACAGCCGGAGGACATTGCAGGAGCGGTTGCCTTCCTCTGCATGCCGGCCTCGCAATACGCGACCGGTACCGTCATTGCGGTGGATGGAGGCTTTCTGGCGGGGTAA
- a CDS encoding oligosaccharide flippase family protein codes for MLNRHFSIYLVSYILSAAVGFFAVTAYTRLLTPAEYGVYVVGMSIAGILGAIFFAWIKLSVSRYQAMSAEADFRGTAMVAFALTVLAMCAATPLVFLFRGDVGVELVLASMFVAIMSNGFDVGQEFERAKFRPFRFAAIAIVRSVSSVGFGLLGIWLGWGGMGLLGAFGLGSLAGIILNLVSDRARIASFSRSQFMQLARYGLPLTLAGLSVAVYSASDRLIVAYLLGKDSAGIFGVAADLPRQFMVMIATSVAAATVPLVFRSLSEKNGDTTRERLTESLELLLVVVAPVAVWLALGADQVVGTLVGVDFRAGVSALLPTLVLARFFGIANQFYVQLSFQLAERPFMLAAQSFLTLVLSVVLMFSLVAGYGIYGAALATLATEVIGFVVAVVLMHRAHPVPFDVIRLAGIAASAVAMAGAIFIARSQVGGTGIVALMIVSASGGLAYVTAAWLLNVANVRTLSLRFLRTFNRKALGV; via the coding sequence ATGCTGAACCGCCATTTCTCCATTTACCTCGTCAGCTACATCCTGTCCGCAGCGGTCGGCTTCTTCGCCGTCACCGCCTATACGCGGCTGCTGACGCCGGCGGAGTACGGCGTCTATGTCGTCGGCATGAGCATTGCGGGCATTCTGGGCGCGATCTTCTTCGCCTGGATCAAGTTGTCGGTGTCGCGTTATCAGGCGATGTCCGCGGAGGCGGATTTTCGCGGCACGGCGATGGTCGCGTTTGCGCTGACCGTCCTCGCAATGTGCGCGGCGACACCACTTGTATTCCTGTTTCGCGGCGACGTCGGCGTCGAGCTGGTGCTCGCCAGCATGTTCGTCGCGATCATGTCGAACGGGTTCGACGTCGGCCAGGAGTTCGAACGCGCCAAATTTCGGCCGTTTCGGTTCGCGGCGATTGCGATCGTGCGCAGCGTGTCGAGCGTCGGCTTCGGCCTGCTCGGGATCTGGCTTGGTTGGGGCGGCATGGGCCTGCTCGGGGCATTCGGCCTCGGCTCGCTCGCCGGGATCATCCTCAATCTCGTGAGCGATCGCGCCAGGATAGCAAGCTTTTCGCGCAGCCAATTCATGCAGCTCGCGCGCTATGGCCTGCCGTTGACGCTGGCAGGGCTCTCGGTTGCGGTCTACTCGGCCAGCGACCGGCTCATCGTTGCCTATCTGCTCGGCAAGGATTCCGCCGGCATCTTCGGCGTCGCTGCCGATCTGCCGCGCCAGTTCATGGTCATGATCGCCACCAGCGTCGCCGCGGCCACCGTGCCGCTGGTGTTCCGCTCGCTGTCGGAGAAGAACGGCGACACGACGCGGGAACGGCTGACCGAGAGCCTCGAACTGCTGCTCGTCGTCGTTGCGCCCGTCGCGGTCTGGCTTGCGCTCGGCGCTGACCAGGTCGTCGGCACGCTCGTCGGCGTCGATTTTCGCGCCGGCGTGTCCGCGCTGCTGCCGACGCTGGTGCTCGCTCGCTTCTTCGGCATCGCCAATCAGTTCTACGTCCAGCTCAGCTTCCAGCTCGCCGAGCGACCGTTCATGCTGGCGGCGCAGTCGTTCCTCACTCTGGTTCTCAGCGTGGTGTTGATGTTCTCGCTGGTTGCAGGCTACGGCATCTACGGCGCGGCGCTGGCGACGCTCGCGACCGAGGTGATCGGCTTCGTCGTCGCCGTCGTGCTGATGCACCGGGCCCATCCCGTGCCGTTCGACGTCATCAGGCTCGCCGGTATCGCTGCGTCTGCCGTGGCGATGGCAGGAGCGATCTTCATCGCGCGTTCGCAGGTCGGCGGCACCGGTATCGTGGCGCTGATGATCGTGAGCGCTTCCGGCGGTCTCGCTTACGTCACCGCGGCGTGGCTGCTGAACGTCGCGAACGTACGGACGCTGTCGCTGCGCTTCCTGCGGACGTTCAATCGCAAGGCGCTGGGCGTCTAG
- a CDS encoding glycosyltransferase: MNVVERLRANPASLPHGGTDASLVPASPADGGERMTLNLFFEERADRWFPGDRHVRPLLRRMLIGKSWISGQRRVFLNLCAGLDRVGIPYRVNDYSYIRKHPEELACILGRPFVLDWFAWKNPLLLGVVMYNHPIDVPERHQDRHERTILVPCNWYAEMCRPYWPDVEVWPVGIETDLWTPTPAAQKSVDVLLYDKVRWEHERYESELIDPIRRHLEASGRSVEVIRYGHYKEDDYKAALARCRSMVFLCEHESQGIACQQALSSGVPVFAWDRGGPWQDPDYFPDRVRYEGGVSSVPYFDARCGRTFIDAAGFVAGWSDFWSHVSAGDFAPRDYVMDNLTLEKGALHYYGIAEAVMQRQTR, translated from the coding sequence ATGAACGTTGTCGAACGTTTGCGAGCAAATCCAGCCTCCCTGCCCCATGGCGGGACGGATGCGTCCCTGGTCCCGGCCTCCCCTGCGGACGGAGGCGAGCGGATGACGCTCAATTTGTTCTTCGAGGAGCGGGCTGACCGCTGGTTTCCGGGCGACCGCCACGTCCGGCCGCTGCTGCGGCGCATGCTGATCGGAAAATCCTGGATCAGCGGGCAGCGTCGCGTGTTCCTCAATCTCTGCGCCGGGCTCGACCGGGTCGGGATTCCCTATCGCGTCAACGATTACAGCTACATCCGCAAGCATCCTGAGGAACTCGCCTGCATCCTCGGGCGCCCGTTCGTGCTCGACTGGTTCGCATGGAAGAACCCGCTCCTGCTCGGCGTCGTCATGTACAACCATCCGATCGACGTGCCCGAGCGTCACCAGGACCGGCACGAGAGAACGATCCTGGTACCCTGCAACTGGTATGCGGAGATGTGCCGGCCATACTGGCCTGACGTCGAGGTGTGGCCGGTCGGCATCGAAACCGACTTGTGGACGCCAACGCCAGCCGCGCAGAAGAGCGTCGACGTGCTGCTTTACGACAAGGTGCGCTGGGAACACGAGCGCTATGAGAGCGAGCTGATCGACCCGATCCGCCGGCATCTCGAAGCGAGCGGCCGTTCGGTCGAAGTGATCCGCTACGGCCATTACAAGGAAGACGACTACAAGGCGGCGCTGGCGCGCTGCCGCAGCATGGTCTTCCTCTGCGAGCACGAGAGCCAGGGCATCGCCTGCCAGCAGGCGCTGTCCAGCGGCGTGCCAGTGTTCGCGTGGGATCGCGGTGGCCCGTGGCAGGATCCGGATTATTTCCCGGATCGCGTGAGATACGAAGGCGGCGTGTCTTCCGTGCCCTATTTCGACGCACGCTGTGGCCGCACGTTCATCGACGCGGCCGGCTTCGTCGCAGGCTGGAGCGACTTCTGGTCGCATGTGAGCGCGGGCGACTTCGCACCTCGCGATTATGTGATGGACAATCTCACGCTCGAAAAGGGTGCGCTTCACTATTACGGCATCGCTGAAGCGGTGATGCAGCGCCAGACGCGCTGA
- a CDS encoding endo-1,4-beta-xylanase: MMKLDRREFLLGGAAALAAGASASALPVSKLVQRRPGYGAAATLWDLQADPRLGEAISTYCTQVVPVLELKWPVLRPDAHTFAFERADAILDFAQKNDLTMRGHTLAWYHDIPDWTKQIEDSKGVERAFVDHINTVVSYYKDKLTSWDVVNEPIPDNPKSVTDRRDTFWTQHLGSRWIPLAFRTAAAADPYVKLAINEYDIESAKDSFIAKRAAYRNLIMELLDQGVPLHAVGLQSHLHAELEIDTHGLAEFVTEVRSWGLEVFVTELDVDDQKLTGSPSERDAIVAKRVDDLLTAISTSGPVRSILTWGISDRYSWINGFVKRPDKQPNRPLPLDGDFKPKRFMDVISKFTKDV, translated from the coding sequence CTGATGAAGCTCGACAGACGCGAATTTCTCCTCGGCGGCGCCGCCGCGCTCGCGGCGGGCGCATCGGCGTCGGCACTGCCGGTGTCGAAACTCGTGCAGCGCCGTCCGGGCTACGGCGCGGCCGCCACGCTATGGGACCTGCAAGCCGATCCGCGTCTCGGCGAAGCCATCAGCACCTATTGCACGCAGGTGGTGCCGGTACTGGAGCTGAAATGGCCGGTGCTGCGGCCGGACGCGCACACCTTCGCGTTCGAGCGCGCGGACGCGATTCTGGATTTCGCGCAGAAGAACGACCTGACCATGCGCGGCCATACGCTCGCCTGGTATCATGACATTCCCGACTGGACCAAGCAGATCGAGGATTCGAAGGGCGTCGAGCGCGCCTTCGTCGATCACATCAACACTGTCGTATCCTACTACAAGGACAAGCTGACCTCTTGGGACGTCGTCAACGAACCCATCCCCGACAATCCAAAGAGCGTCACCGACCGGCGCGACACGTTCTGGACGCAGCACCTGGGTAGTCGCTGGATTCCGTTGGCATTCCGCACGGCCGCGGCGGCCGATCCCTACGTCAAGCTCGCCATCAACGAATACGACATCGAGTCGGCGAAGGACTCGTTCATCGCCAAGCGCGCGGCTTACCGCAACCTCATCATGGAGCTGCTGGACCAAGGCGTGCCGCTGCACGCGGTCGGGCTGCAATCGCATCTGCACGCCGAGCTCGAGATCGACACCCACGGGCTCGCCGAGTTCGTCACCGAAGTGCGCTCGTGGGGCCTCGAGGTCTTCGTCACCGAGCTCGACGTCGACGACCAGAAGCTGACGGGGAGTCCGTCGGAGCGCGATGCCATCGTTGCCAAACGCGTCGACGATCTCCTGACGGCGATCTCGACCAGCGGGCCGGTACGCTCGATCCTGACCTGGGGCATTTCCGATCGCTACAGCTGGATCAACGGCTTCGTCAAGCGCCCCGACAAGCAGCCGAACCGTCCGCTGCCGCTCGACGGCGATTTCAAGCCGAAGCGGTTCATGGACGTGATCAGCAAGTTTACAAAGGACGTGTAA
- a CDS encoding protein-L-isoaspartate O-methyltransferase gives MSDLSAARARYVALIAKRERITSPRLLDALATVPREKFLAKGPWRIKTEAARGYRRTPDADPIHLYDNVLVAIDARRKLDTGLPSLWAHFIDVLGVGEEHRVVQIGCGLGYFSAILSEIVGPQGRVQAIECDARLASRAAAYLRAYPNVDVVSGDGCRDISEPADVIIVHAGFSHPHPLWLTSLRPRGRLLVPLTQRDREGAVIKIARKGKGFEAEAVQQIRIFPGQGRGVAALDDRVADWWLRASSLAPLRFRGIAQGLPSDG, from the coding sequence ATGAGCGATCTCTCGGCGGCGCGCGCCCGCTACGTCGCGCTGATTGCAAAGCGGGAGCGGATTACCTCGCCACGCCTGCTCGACGCGCTCGCGACGGTGCCGCGCGAAAAATTTCTGGCGAAGGGGCCCTGGCGTATCAAGACCGAGGCGGCGCGCGGCTACCGCCGGACACCCGACGCCGACCCCATCCATCTCTACGACAATGTGCTGGTCGCCATCGACGCACGCCGCAAGCTCGACACCGGGCTGCCGAGCCTGTGGGCGCATTTCATCGACGTGCTCGGCGTCGGAGAGGAGCACCGCGTGGTCCAGATCGGTTGCGGGCTCGGCTATTTCTCGGCGATCCTGTCAGAGATCGTCGGGCCGCAGGGCAGGGTGCAGGCGATCGAATGCGACGCGCGGCTCGCATCGCGCGCCGCGGCCTATCTTCGCGCCTATCCAAATGTCGATGTCGTCAGCGGCGACGGCTGCCGCGATATCAGCGAGCCGGCCGATGTGATCATCGTGCATGCCGGCTTTTCGCATCCGCATCCGCTTTGGCTTACCTCGCTCCGCCCGCGTGGTCGCCTGCTGGTACCGCTGACGCAGCGCGATCGCGAAGGCGCCGTCATCAAGATCGCGCGCAAGGGCAAGGGCTTCGAGGCCGAGGCAGTGCAGCAGATCCGGATCTTCCCCGGCCAGGGCCGCGGGGTGGCGGCGCTCGACGATCGCGTCGCCGATTGGTGGCTGCGGGCATCGTCGCTGGCGCCGCTGCGCTTTCGCGGTATTGCGCAAGGATTGCCCTCAGACGGCTAG